In the genome of Pseudorca crassidens isolate mPseCra1 chromosome 14, mPseCra1.hap1, whole genome shotgun sequence, one region contains:
- the LOC137205966 gene encoding uncharacterized protein, which produces MSRPSGIYAPALPCTSPTPKPLISFDDDPSPLADPPESLASPPSRTPLHPPPYPEAVPPPPEPAPAPPTAPPPPSTVSPPTPLASPITAHTRAHDSQDANLLCLLREVAGAEGLVRVHVPFSLQDLSQIEKRLGSFSADSSRYIKEFRYLSQAYDLTWHDIFVILSSTLTPDERERIQTAARNHADQVHLTDNSMPVGATAVPGTDPGWTYQDGQDGCRKRDLMIQCLLAGMQAAAHKVVHFEKLKEITQEPNENPAIFLNRLTEALTLYTRLDPDTPAGATVLATHFITQSAPDIRKKLKRAEDGPQTPIRDLVKMTFKVYNGREDLAESSRQARMHQKVALQAQALVAALRPAISHGSQRPWGPQKATPPGALLQMRKRRPLGSPMSQSPTSF; this is translated from the coding sequence ATGTCCAGGCCTTCTGGTATTTACGCTCCCGCCCTTCCCTGTACATCTCCTACACCCAAGCCCCTAATTTCCTTTGACGATGACCCCTCTCCACTAGCCGACCCACCCGAATCTCTCGCCTCTCCCCCCTCCAGAActcctctccatcctccaccCTACCCTGAAGCGGTCCCTCCTCCTCCCGAACCCGCTCCGGCCCCTCCAACCGCTCCCCCGCCTCCCTCAACGGTTTCTCCTCCCACGCCCCTTGCTTCGCCAATTACTGCACATACACGCGCTCACGACTCCCAAGATGCAAATCTCCTCTGCCTTCTGAGGGAGGTAGCAGGAGCGGAAGGACTGGTCAGAGTccatgtccctttctctctccaggACCTCTCTCAAATTGAAAAGCGATTAGGCTCCTTTTCTGCCGACTCTTCCCGCTACATCAAAGAATTTCGCTACCTCTCTCAAGCTTACGATCTAACCTGGCACGATATCTTTGTGATCCTATCTTCTACTCTGACCCCTGACGAGagggaaagaattcaaactgCTGCCCGAAACCATGCAGATCAGGTTCACCTTACCGACAACTCCATGCCTGTCGGAGCGACTGCCGTACCCGGCACCGATCCAGGCTGGACTTATCAGGATGGCCAAGATGGCTGCCGTAAACGCGACCTCATGATCCAGTGCCTCCTGGCTGGCATGCAGGCCGCCGCTCATAAGGTAGTccattttgaaaaactaaaagagataACCCAAGAACCTAACGAAAATCCAGCTATCTTTCTCAATCGCCTTACAGAGGCCTTAACTCTCTATACCCGGCTGGACCCTGACACCCCGGCAGGGGCAACGGTCCTAGCCACCCATTTTATTACCCAGTCAGCCCCGGACATCCGAAAGAAattaaaacgggcagaagacggcCCTCAGACCCCTATTCGAGATCTGGTAAAGATGACCTTTAAAGTCTATAACGGCCGTGAGGATTTGGCAGAATCCAGCCGACAGGCTCGGATGCACCAGAAGGTAGCCCTCCAAGCCCAAGCTCTTGTAGCCGCCCTAAGGCCGGCCATCTCCCATGGATCACAGCGTCCATGGGGTCCGCAAAAGGCAACCCCGCCGGGGGCCCTGCTTCAAATGCGGAAAAGAAGACCACTGGGCTCGCCAATGTCCCAATCCCCGACCTCCTTCTAA